The following are encoded together in the Penicillium digitatum chromosome 3, complete sequence genome:
- a CDS encoding EF-Hand 1, calcium-binding site yields MAQKLDLGRSTLRIRDSKLQLHLTASAHFTQPQSHGAPQIPIDFSQLSDLESVWITEAPELELRLFVGGNWDQIKVASLVSKLSSKLCEMEIWSDLGFAVELKKDGHEDRVDTSGFHCLKFALHRDCRVRINTTGYTLPNSMTKPPDACPPSGVPVANLTSIGIQVEFVFRTKDTPRAQDFSKLEAGILWQEELAVPASQLLERIAEVTIPQPMSDEGSYKALESQTACISGDGSDSSCEELFRLFYLGLQRLVISNSIKDPHVRISQQDTIKSFADVSPAVFNPGYRDAINQRAVTIQIIAKSVSSMLAGNKNPSTNAELADLLELTRSHHTSHLTIHAQLPSCRTAILSSLWHVLQKNVPKTKPIKKRASMFSTERISNALSGSDEPVRLFSTDLQRSNYGNLGLRRSFQTENHDDSEESDVCLLNSESEDQLLDNFSEASFTDIGESTQTSLDTLFSTIGSSQTSYGDHDHMLLSGHDEIVDYTGNYVTEHYAEEDMEAYGTDIIMADDI; encoded by the exons ATGGCACAAAAGCTGGACCTCGGTCGTTCCACTTTGCGAATCCGAGACTCAAAGTTGCAGCTTCATCTGACTGCATCTGCCCATTTCACCCAACCACAAAGCCATGGAGCTCCCCAAATACCAATTGACTTCTCGCAATTGTCAGACCTTGAAAGTGTGTGGATAACAGAGGCACCAGAGCTGGAGCTGCGCTTGTTTGTCGGGGGAAATTGGGATCAAATTAAAGTAGCGTCACTCGTCTCGAAACTGAGCAGCAAACTCTGTGAAATGGAG ATCTGGTCGGATCTAGGATTCGCAGTTGAGCTCAAGAAAGACGGACATGAAGATCGCGTTGACACTTCGGGTTTCCACTGCCTCAAATTTGCTCTGCATAGAGATTGTCGAGTACGGATCAACACAACGGGCTATACTCTGCCCAACTCGATGACCAAACCCCCAGACGCGTGCCCTCCCTCCGGTGTACCGGTAGCTAACTTGACGTCAATTGGTATTCAAGTAGAATTTGTATTCCGGACCAAGGACACACCACGAGCCCAAGACTTTTCGAAGTTGGAGGCTGGTATTCTTTGGCAAGAAGAACTGGCTGTACCCGCTTCTCAACTGCTAGAAAGAATAGCAGAAGTCACAATCCCACAGCCAATGTCCGACGAGGGTTCCTATAAAGCTCTTGAATCACAGACTGCTTGCATATCGGGAGATGGATCAGACTCATCATGCGAAGAGCTCTTCCGTTTGTTTTACCTAGGACTTCAAAGACTGGTAATTTCCAACTCGATCAAAGATCCCCATGTTCGCATCTCACAACAGGACACGATCAAGAGCTTCGCAGATGTATCTCCCGCGGTGTTCAATCCTGGATACCGGGAT GCGATCAACCAGCGAGCAGTGACAATTCAAATAATCGCGAAATCTGTGTCGTCAATGTTAGCGGGGAATAAGAATCCATCGACCAATGCCGAATTAGCAGATTTGTTAGAGCTCACTCGCTCTCATCACACAAGTCATTTGACGATACACGCTCAACTACCAAGTTGCAGGACCGCAATCCTCTCATCACTTTGGCATGTCCTCCAGAAAAATGTGCCCAAGACAAAACCCATCAAAAAACGAGCATCGATGTTCTCGACAGAGCGTATATCAAACGCACTCAGTGGATCGGACGAGCCCGTGCGTCTCTTTTCTACGGATCTACAGCGATCTAATTATGGAAACCTGGGACTGCGTCGTTCCTTCCAAACAGAAAATCATGACGACAGCGAAGAAAGTGACGTGTGTCTATTGAATAGCGAATCCGAGGACCAGCTTTTGGATAATTTCAGCGAGGCAAGCTTCACAGACATCGGGGAATCGACTCAAACATCCCTTGATACGTTGTTCTCAACAATTGGGTCATCTCAGACTTCATACGGTGATCATGATCATATGCTTCTCTCGGGCCATGATGAAATAGTGGATTATACAGGGAATTATGTGACTGAGCATTATGCTGAAGAAGATATGGAGGCATATGGTACGGACATTATCATGGCTGATGACATTTAG
- a CDS encoding TatD family — MQTNPTFNCALKISRRNIISSVRSTSIDRPVSLGFHKSPSLASLSSVNSKSAANLRRFSTTGTQQTTLDMAESKPLRYVDIGINLSDPVFRGQYRGKQAHEDDLDDVIQRARSIGCSKFMITGSDLVESKRAVHIASKYPDFCYATVGVHPCQAKLFDEYPEGPSKMLEELRALAIESTQSGHAVAFGEIGLDYDRLFMSPKEPQLKYFEAQLDLAVEIQLPLFLHSRAASEDFERLLAPRLAKLPKRGLVHSFTGTMDEMNRMVALGLDVGVNGCSMKTEENLEVVKAIPLDRLQIETDGPWCEIRPSHASAKHLGGAPDLPKAVKKEKWQKGCMVKGRNEPATIAHVAHVIASVKGITVEEVCEAAWNNSIRMFGLDESP; from the exons ATGCAAACCAACCCTACCTTTAATTGTGCTTTGAAAATTTCCCGCCGCAATATCATCTCTAGTGTGAGGTCGACAAGCATAGACAGACCCGTCTCGTTAG GTTTTCATAAGAGTCCCAGCTTGGCAAGTCTCTCTTCTGTAAATTCCAAATCTGCTGCAAATCTCAGAAGATTCTCCACAACTGGAACGCAACAGACCACATTAGATATGGCTGAATCTAAACCTCTCCGATATGTTGAT ATTGGTATCAACTTGAGCGATCCCGTTTTCCGTGGTCAATATCGCGGAAAGCAGGCCCATGAAGACGATCTTGACGACGTCATCCAGCGTGCTCGCAGTATAGGCTGCTCAAAGTTCATGATTACCGGCTCAGATCTGGTAGAATCGAAGCGCGCTGTCCATATCGCCAGCAAATACC CGGACTTTTGTTATGCAACCGTTGGTGTGCATCCATGCCAAGCCAAACTCTTTGACGAATACCCAGAGGGTCCCTCAAAAATGTTGGAGGAGCTTCGGGCTCTAGCAATTGAATCCACACAATCCGGCCACGCTGTCGCATTCGGTGAAATCGGCCTTGATTATGACCGACTGTTCATGAGCCCCAAGGAGCCACAGCTCAAATACTTTGAGGCCCAACTAGACCTGGCTGTTGAGATTCAGCTCCCTTTATTCCTCCACTCCAGAGCTGCAAGCGAGGACTTTGAGAGACTCCTTGCCCCAAGGCTTGCCAAGCTTCCTAAACGGGGACTTGTGCACAGCTTTACGGGGACAATGGATGAAATGAACCGGATGGTTGCGCTCGGCCTTGACGTCGGTGTCAACGGGTGCAGTATGAAGACCGAAGAAAACCTGGAGGTTGTCAAAGCTATTCCACTTGACCGACTCCAAATTGAAACTGATGGGCCATGG TGTGAAATCCGTCCCTCTCATGCATCTGCAAAGCACCTAGGCGGTGCACCGGATCTGCCGAAAGCTgtgaagaaggagaaatgGCAGAAGGGGTGTATGGTGAAGGGCCGGAATGAGCCAGCCACCATCGCTCATGTTGCTCATGTTATTGCTAGCGTCAAGGGTATCACTGTAGAGGAAGTTTGCGAAGC TGCTTGGAACAACTCTATTAGAATGTTTGGTTTGGACGAGTCACCTTGA
- a CDS encoding Protein kinase-like domain translates to MAELEGFGRRFAHDPLSSEKQLEAYERFGVEEHVHDIISELCKLPAAREEFALRDGIHFSNHKNSMSENKPMEDESEDEANELPSIRQPRPDQFCISRIDGTSTTILTTVEYKPPHKLPSATFRMGLRPMDLWKDVVRSNKVPTDQEEKLKYSATRLVCSAIVQEYHVMIQERLEYSYLTNGLTRVLLRVPRDQPSSFYYFSVILTAK, encoded by the coding sequence ATGGCTGAATTAGAAGGTTTTGGCCGTCGATTTGCTCATGACCCACTAAGCAGCGAGAAACAACTTGAGGCCTACGAGCGATTTGGCGTTGAAGAACATGTCCACGATATTATATCTGAGCTTTGCAAACTGCCAGCTGCTCGTGAGGAGTTCGCGCTCAGAGATGGAATCCACTTCAGCAATCATAAAAATTCCATGAGCGAGAATAAACCTATGGAAGATGAGTCAGAAGATGAGGCAAACGAACTACCTAGCATACGTCAACCACGACCTGACCAGTTCTGCATAAGTCGTATCGATGGTACCTCGACCACCATTCTAACGACTGTCGAGTATAAGCCGCCTCATAAGCTGCCTAGTGCAACTTTTCGAATGGGACTTCGACCAATGGATCTTTGGAAAGATGTAGTTCGATCCAATAAAGTACCTACCGACCAGGAAGAGAAGCTGAAGTATAGTGCAACGCGACTTGTCTGCTCCGCCATTGTTCAAGAATACCatgtgatgatccaggaaaGACTCGAATATTCATATCTAACAAATGGGCTTACACGCGTTCTCCTCCGTGTTCCGCGTGACCAGCCTAGCTCGTTCTACTACTTTTCTGTGATCCTCACAGCGAAATAA